The region AGTTTTCAGATGTCTGTCTTAAGATGCCTTGAGAAATTTTCAAATCGCCTTGATAGTCACTTGAAGCTACCCAAAGACGAAGAATCTCACTTCCATACTCTTTTAAAACCTTATCAGGAGCAATAACATTGCCCTTTGACTTTGACATCTTCTCACCTTTTTCATCAACAGTAAAACCATGAGTTAAAACTGCTTTGTAAGGTGCTTTGTGCTCAACCGCTGAGCTTAAAAACATGGAAGATTGAAACCAACCGCGATGTTGGTCACTTCCCTCTACGTAAAGATCAGCTTGGTATTCGCCAGCATCGTAGTTACGAGATTTTAAAACTGAGTACCAAGTTGAACCAGAGTCAAACCAAACATCTAAAATATCTGTAACTTTTTCAACTTCATCAGCTTTGTATCCAGCACCAGGATAAAGTAGATGCTCAGTTGGCAGAGAGTACCAAGCATCACTTCCTTGCATCTCAAATACCATAGCTGTGAAGTTTAAAACTTTTTCATCTAAAATAACTTCGCCTGTAGCTTTTACTCTAAAAAATGCTATAGGAACACCCCAATCTCGTTGACGAGAAATACACCAATCTGGACGATTTTCAACCATAGAGTTTAGACGTTTTTTTCCTGTTTGTGGAAAAAATAGAGTTTTTTCTACTTCGTTTAATGCAATATTTCTTAGAGTTTTATCTTCACCTTCAGGTTTTTCATCTACAGAGATAAACCACTGTCTTGTAGCACGAAAAATCAGTGGAGTGTGACTTCTCCAACAGTGTGGATATGAATGAGTAAACTTAGTATCATAAAGAAGAGCGTCTCCTAAAAGTTCTAAAATTTTGTCATTACATTTAAAGATAAGTTGACCAACAAACTCCTCAGGGTTTGGAAGAAGCTTCTCTTTTACAACAGTCTCATCAAAGCATCCAGTCTCATCAACAGGCATAATAACTTCTAAATCATATTTTAAGCCTACACGATAATCATCTTCACCATGCCCAGGAGCGGTATGAACACCACCAGTACCACTATCCATTAGGACATGCTCACCTAGAACAATTTTGGAAGTTCTGTTATTTAGTGGATTTATAGCAACTTGATTTTCTAAAATTTTAGAGTCTATCTCTTTGGCTATTTCGCCTTTTACTACACCTAATTCAAGAAGTGATTCATGAAGAGCTTTTGCAACAATAAAGCCATCAGTTGTAAGAACATATTTTTCCTCAGGATGAAGTGAGATGCCCGTGTTTGATGGAAGTGTCCATGGAGTTGTTGTCCAGATGATTAAGGCCGCTTTTGCATCTATCTTAGCTTTAGTTTTTGCTTCATCACTTAACTCAAATGCTACATAGATAGAGTGAGACTCTTTGTCTTCATACTCAACTTCAGCTTCAGCTAGTGCAGTTCTCTCAGCCCATGACCAATAAACTGGTTTACTACGCTCTATCAAAAGACCTTTTTTAGCTACATTAC is a window of uncultured Sulfurimonas sp. DNA encoding:
- the ileS gene encoding isoleucine--tRNA ligase gives rise to the protein MDYKETLLLPTTNFAMRGNLTNNEPKRYASWYENKIYEKMKINRKDAPSFTLHDGPPYANGNIHIGHALNKVLKDIIIKHNYFNGKSVRFTPGWDCHGLPIEQQVEKKLGGKQKKELLETSKVRELCRAHAAKFVDIQKEEFKQLGILADWENPYVTMDYKFEANIYRTLCNVAKKGLLIERSKPVYWSWAERTALAEAEVEYEDKESHSIYVAFELSDEAKTKAKIDAKAALIIWTTTPWTLPSNTGISLHPEEKYVLTTDGFIVAKALHESLLELGVVKGEIAKEIDSKILENQVAINPLNNRTSKIVLGEHVLMDSGTGGVHTAPGHGEDDYRVGLKYDLEVIMPVDETGCFDETVVKEKLLPNPEEFVGQLIFKCNDKILELLGDALLYDTKFTHSYPHCWRSHTPLIFRATRQWFISVDEKPEGEDKTLRNIALNEVEKTLFFPQTGKKRLNSMVENRPDWCISRQRDWGVPIAFFRVKATGEVILDEKVLNFTAMVFEMQGSDAWYSLPTEHLLYPGAGYKADEVEKVTDILDVWFDSGSTWYSVLKSRNYDAGEYQADLYVEGSDQHRGWFQSSMFLSSAVEHKAPYKAVLTHGFTVDEKGEKMSKSKGNVIAPDKVLKEYGSEILRLWVASSDYQGDLKISQGILRQTSENYRKLRNTFRIMLANVNDLETLVSYEDMGVLDRWILGVAKNVFKEVHKSFSQYNYVHGMSLINNFVVNELSGMYIDMTKDSLYCNAKTDTRRMASQSAMAIITKSLLLLMAPILTYTADEIVENAPAIIKGDAESIFDMTYEEIQTGESTFNASYMTKAREGFANIVDKLKKEKIIKNTLELVISTDSDIALSIDSTDSEDWFVVSCVSKDANGEELGSFKVEDDTFTIKKATAHKCPRCWKYQASSEDSTCERCARVVNA